A genome region from Thermoplasmata archaeon includes the following:
- a CDS encoding beta-CASP ribonuclease aCPSF1, translated as MSFDSLLDQTRQALREVLPENVEVTDIELEGPHIVLYTKQLDSFLSGGDLLRQIAQRLHRRVVVRSDPEVLIDPKEAEKLVREVIPPEAEVNQLFFEPETGEVTIEAANPGAAIGRGGSVLNDLKRRIGWVPTVIRTPPIPSKTVEEVRIHLRNSFDDRRAFLKKVGIRIARDPLPEKLWARNTALGGYREVGRSAHLLTTQNSKVLIDCGIDPGSDRTPFFNAPELLPLDSLDAVVVTHAHLDHCGLVPVLLKYGYKGPIYCTAPTRDLMTLMLLDAIKVVNQEARRGLYDSAQVRELVWRTIPLRWGETTDIAPDIRLTMHNAGHILGSSICHFHLGDGDHNLAYSGDIKFERTWLFNPATNRFPRLETLVLESTYGGYRDVQPSRQQASDEFAALVTKVLARNGHLVVPVFAVGRSQEVMLVLEERMREGKIPRVPVYLDGMIAEATAIHTAYPEFLNSQLRTQIFQQGDNPFLSDVFHRVDSAAMRSGIIDGKEPCIVLATSGMMSGGPVMEYFRGWAPEERNALLFVGYQADGTFGRRLQRGLAETTFLDGQRQASVPIRLEIATVEGFSGHSDRVQLMNFVASLDPRPQRVILNHGEEAKAVDLSSSLHKRFNLESRVPYNLEAIRLL; from the coding sequence ATGAGTTTCGACTCTCTGCTGGACCAGACACGACAGGCACTGCGCGAGGTGCTTCCCGAGAACGTCGAGGTCACCGACATCGAGCTGGAGGGACCCCACATCGTCCTCTACACCAAGCAGCTCGACTCGTTCCTCTCCGGAGGCGACCTCCTGCGCCAGATCGCTCAGCGGCTGCACCGCCGCGTGGTCGTCCGCAGCGATCCCGAGGTCCTGATCGATCCGAAGGAGGCCGAGAAGCTCGTGCGCGAGGTGATCCCGCCCGAGGCCGAGGTCAACCAGCTGTTCTTCGAGCCCGAGACCGGCGAGGTGACGATCGAGGCCGCGAACCCGGGCGCCGCGATCGGTCGCGGGGGCTCGGTCCTCAACGACCTCAAGCGGCGGATCGGCTGGGTGCCGACCGTCATCCGGACCCCGCCGATCCCCTCCAAGACCGTCGAGGAGGTGCGGATCCACCTGCGCAACTCCTTCGATGATCGCCGCGCCTTCCTCAAGAAGGTCGGCATCCGCATCGCGCGGGACCCCCTGCCCGAGAAGCTGTGGGCCCGCAACACCGCGCTCGGTGGCTACCGGGAGGTGGGGCGCAGCGCCCACCTGTTGACCACGCAGAACTCCAAGGTGCTCATCGACTGCGGCATCGATCCCGGCTCGGACCGCACGCCGTTCTTCAACGCGCCCGAGCTCTTGCCGCTCGACTCGCTGGACGCGGTGGTCGTGACCCACGCCCACCTCGACCACTGCGGCCTCGTCCCGGTGCTCCTCAAGTACGGGTACAAGGGGCCGATCTACTGCACCGCGCCCACCCGCGATCTGATGACGCTGATGCTCCTCGACGCAATCAAGGTTGTCAACCAGGAGGCGCGCCGCGGCCTCTACGACTCGGCCCAGGTCCGCGAGCTCGTCTGGCGGACGATCCCGCTGCGCTGGGGCGAGACGACCGACATCGCGCCGGACATCCGGCTGACGATGCACAACGCCGGCCACATCCTGGGCTCGTCGATCTGCCACTTCCATCTCGGCGACGGCGACCACAACCTCGCCTACTCCGGCGACATCAAGTTCGAGCGGACCTGGCTGTTCAACCCGGCGACCAACCGGTTCCCCCGGCTCGAGACGCTCGTGCTCGAGTCGACGTACGGCGGCTACCGCGACGTCCAGCCGAGCCGCCAGCAGGCGTCCGACGAATTCGCGGCTCTGGTGACCAAGGTCCTCGCCCGCAACGGCCACCTGGTGGTGCCGGTGTTCGCGGTCGGACGCTCCCAGGAGGTGATGCTGGTCCTTGAGGAGCGGATGCGGGAGGGCAAGATCCCGCGGGTGCCGGTCTACCTGGACGGCATGATCGCGGAGGCGACCGCGATCCACACCGCCTACCCCGAGTTCCTGAACAGCCAGCTGCGCACGCAGATCTTCCAGCAGGGCGACAACCCGTTCCTCTCCGACGTCTTCCACCGCGTCGACTCCGCCGCGATGCGCAGCGGGATCATCGACGGGAAGGAGCCGTGCATCGTGCTCGCGACCTCGGGCATGATGAGCGGCGGGCCGGTGATGGAGTACTTCCGCGGCTGGGCGCCGGAGGAGCGCAACGCCCTGCTCTTCGTCGGCTACCAGGCGGACGGCACGTTCGGCCGGCGCCTGCAGCGCGGGCTCGCGGAGACGACGTTCCTCGACGGGCAGCGCCAGGCGTCCGTCCCGATCCGCCTCGAGATCGCCACCGTGGAGGGGTTCAGCGGCCACTCCGACCGCGTCCAGCTGATGAACTTCGTGGCCTCGCTCGACCCCCGGCCCCAGCGGGTGATCCTGAACCACGGCGAGGAGGCGAAGGCCGTCGACCTCTCCTCCAGCCTCCACAAGCGCTTCAACCTGGAGTCGCGGGTGCCCTACAACCTCGAGGCGATCCGGCTGCTGTAG
- the guaA gene encoding glutamine-hydrolyzing GMP synthase, with product MRDPAAFVDEALGRLRAEIPGRAIVAASGGIDSTVAAHLTVRAIGDRARPIFVDTGLLRAGELERVRRSFATAGLPLEVAEASEAFFRALEGVTDPEEKRRRIGTAFVRRFEAEAGRFGTDRLVQGTIAPDWIESGGALRDTIKTHHNVGGVPKDSRLVLVEPLRDLYKDEVRAVARTLGIPAPDRQPFPGTGLAVRVNGPVTPERVRRARIANAIVEEEIERAATAGAIPHPWQYFAVLLPVRTVGVTGDNRVYGEAVSVRAVESVDAMTATALELPRALTRAIAERITRELSGEVVRVLYDVTDKPPATIEWE from the coding sequence GTGAGGGACCCGGCCGCGTTCGTCGACGAGGCCCTCGGGCGCCTGCGCGCCGAGATCCCCGGGCGCGCGATCGTGGCGGCGTCCGGCGGCATCGACTCGACCGTCGCCGCCCACCTCACGGTGCGAGCGATCGGCGATCGGGCGCGCCCGATCTTCGTCGACACGGGCCTGCTGCGCGCGGGCGAGCTCGAGCGGGTGCGCCGGTCGTTCGCGACCGCCGGCCTGCCGCTCGAGGTCGCGGAGGCGTCGGAGGCGTTCTTCCGGGCGCTCGAGGGCGTCACCGACCCCGAGGAGAAACGGCGGCGGATCGGCACCGCGTTCGTGCGGCGGTTCGAAGCGGAGGCCGGGCGATTCGGCACCGACCGACTCGTCCAGGGGACGATCGCCCCCGACTGGATCGAGAGCGGCGGCGCGCTGCGCGACACGATCAAGACCCACCATAACGTCGGCGGGGTGCCGAAGGACAGCCGCCTCGTCCTGGTCGAGCCGCTGCGCGACCTCTACAAGGACGAGGTGCGGGCCGTCGCCCGGACGCTCGGAATCCCGGCGCCCGATCGCCAGCCGTTCCCGGGCACCGGGCTCGCCGTGCGCGTCAACGGCCCCGTCACGCCCGAACGCGTGCGACGGGCCCGGATCGCCAACGCGATCGTCGAGGAGGAGATCGAGCGCGCGGCCACCGCGGGCGCGATCCCGCACCCGTGGCAGTACTTCGCGGTCCTCCTGCCCGTGCGCACCGTCGGCGTCACCGGCGACAACCGGGTCTACGGGGAGGCGGTGAGCGTGCGGGCCGTCGAGTCGGTCGACGCGATGACCGCGACCGCGCTCGAGCTGCCGCGCGCGCTGACCCGGGCGATCGCCGAGCGGATCACACGGGAGCTCTCCGGCGAGGTCGTCCGGGTCCTCTACGACGTCACCGACAAACCGCCGGCGACGATCGAGTGGGAATAG
- a CDS encoding succinate dehydrogenase/fumarate reductase iron-sulfur subunit: MAEELVHAAFDVYRFDPTHDPGPRFQRYELDLAPHTPVLTALLKIRAEIDPTLTLRYSCRSAICGSCAMRVNSKSRLACETQIGPEVARHGRVVIEPMRNQPVLRDLVVDQEIFWRHYEQIEPHLILDPRHPMPEGVANPMTEAEVERFQETPRCIACAACFSACPAVTDDPAFPGPMALAKLYRFVVDPRDHARQDRLLRIQPGGLWTCLRCHLCTEACPKDVRPSERIRDLKEMAIRAQGATEPGSRHALGFLENIRERGLLNEAKLVRQTSGLAGMVGQLGQGVRIYRKKPEVLRAPHRIEGQDEVEKIYEALDRPPEAPP; the protein is encoded by the coding sequence ATGGCGGAGGAGCTCGTCCACGCCGCGTTCGACGTCTATCGGTTCGACCCGACCCACGACCCCGGACCCCGGTTCCAGCGCTACGAGCTCGACCTCGCGCCGCACACGCCGGTCCTCACGGCCCTGCTCAAGATCCGCGCGGAGATCGACCCGACGCTCACGCTGCGCTATTCCTGCCGCAGCGCGATCTGCGGTTCCTGCGCGATGCGGGTGAACTCCAAGAGCCGCCTCGCCTGCGAGACCCAGATCGGCCCCGAGGTGGCCCGGCACGGACGGGTCGTCATCGAGCCGATGCGCAACCAACCCGTCCTGCGCGACCTGGTCGTCGACCAGGAGATCTTCTGGCGCCACTACGAGCAGATCGAGCCGCACCTGATCCTCGACCCGCGCCATCCGATGCCCGAGGGGGTCGCGAACCCGATGACGGAGGCCGAGGTCGAGCGGTTCCAGGAGACGCCCCGTTGCATCGCGTGCGCGGCCTGCTTCTCGGCGTGCCCCGCGGTCACCGACGACCCCGCCTTTCCCGGGCCGATGGCGCTCGCCAAGCTGTACCGGTTCGTCGTCGACCCGCGCGACCATGCCCGGCAGGACCGCCTGCTGCGCATCCAGCCGGGCGGTCTGTGGACGTGCCTGCGCTGCCACCTGTGCACCGAGGCATGCCCGAAGGACGTGCGGCCCTCCGAGCGGATCCGCGACCTGAAGGAGATGGCGATCCGGGCGCAGGGCGCGACCGAGCCCGGCTCGCGTCACGCCCTCGGCTTCCTGGAGAACATCCGCGAGCGCGGCCTCCTCAACGAGGCGAAGCTCGTCCGACAGACATCGGGCCTCGCGGGGATGGTGGGCCAGCTGGGCCAGGGCGTCCGGATCTACCGCAAGAAGCCCGAGGTCCTGCGCGCCCCCCACCGCATCGAGGGCCAGGACGAAGTCGAGAAGATCTACGAGGCGCTCGACCGCCCGCCGGAGGCTCCGCCGTGA
- the psmB gene encoding archaeal proteasome endopeptidase complex subunit beta, translated as MTHPAVSPQDEERLLKGTTTIGLVCKDGVVLASERRATAGTMIANKQTTKVFKVDANLGVTIAGMVGDAQVLARYLKAEVALYRLRRNGPVSAEGAATLLANILNGSRFYPYYAWLILGGVDGKGGHVFSVDPAGGCIEDRYCSIGSGSTFAYGLLEEGYSRDLATADGVDLALRGLTVAMRRDSASGDGYIVHVITPKDYRELSDDEINKRLKALKIPIPPVPA; from the coding sequence ATGACGCATCCGGCGGTGAGCCCGCAGGACGAGGAGCGCCTACTCAAGGGCACGACGACGATCGGCCTCGTCTGCAAGGACGGGGTCGTCCTCGCCTCCGAGCGTCGGGCGACCGCCGGCACCATGATCGCGAACAAGCAGACGACCAAGGTCTTCAAGGTCGACGCGAACCTCGGCGTCACGATCGCCGGCATGGTCGGCGACGCGCAGGTCCTCGCGCGTTACCTGAAGGCGGAGGTCGCCCTCTACCGGCTGCGCCGCAACGGGCCGGTGAGCGCGGAGGGCGCGGCGACGCTGCTCGCGAACATCCTCAATGGCAGCCGCTTCTACCCGTACTACGCCTGGCTGATCCTCGGCGGTGTGGACGGCAAGGGCGGCCACGTCTTCTCCGTCGACCCGGCCGGCGGGTGCATCGAGGACCGGTACTGCTCGATCGGCTCGGGCTCGACGTTCGCCTACGGGCTGCTCGAGGAGGGCTACTCGCGCGATCTCGCCACGGCCGACGGCGTCGATCTCGCGCTGCGGGGGCTGACGGTCGCGATGCGACGCGACAGCGCGAGCGGGGACGGCTACATCGTCCACGTCATCACCCCGAAGGACTACCGCGAGCTGTCGGACGACGAAATTAATAAGCGTCTGAAGGCCCTCAAGATTCCGATACCTCCGGTGCCGGCGTAG
- the purE gene encoding 5-(carboxyamino)imidazole ribonucleotide mutase gives MKVTVLVGSKSDLEIAEKVRARLTGFGVACEVHVASAHRTPDKVDRLVRDPETDVFVAMAGLSAALPGVVAARTLKPVVGVPLHRGLGLDSLLSVVQMPPGIPVAAVGLDAAENAALLATEILALKFPELAAALERYRAQWREEPAAPAREPT, from the coding sequence GTGAAGGTCACGGTGCTGGTCGGCAGCAAATCGGACCTCGAGATCGCGGAGAAAGTGCGCGCCCGGCTCACCGGGTTCGGCGTCGCCTGCGAGGTCCACGTCGCGAGCGCGCACCGCACCCCGGACAAGGTCGACCGGCTCGTCCGCGACCCCGAGACCGACGTCTTCGTCGCGATGGCCGGACTCTCGGCCGCGCTGCCGGGCGTCGTCGCGGCCCGCACGCTCAAGCCGGTGGTCGGGGTCCCGCTCCACCGGGGGCTCGGGCTCGACAGCCTGCTCTCCGTCGTCCAGATGCCGCCCGGGATCCCCGTCGCCGCGGTCGGCCTCGACGCCGCCGAGAACGCCGCGCTCCTCGCGACCGAGATCCTCGCGCTCAAGTTCCCCGAGCTCGCCGCCGCGCTCGAGCGCTACCGCGCGCAGTGGCGGGAAGAGCCCGCCGCGCCGGCGAGGGAACCGACGTGA
- the gvpD gene encoding gas vesicle protein GvpD P-loop domain-containing protein — protein sequence MSANEGSTVGGVPPEVVAFLSGKGGRSLIVKGGAGSGKTTFGLELLERVGQPNRSFYLSTRVGDEALYRQFPWLKATEMRTRVLDAAKLFLDAIQSAGKSREPELPEPEQRKVRAGREVLSSFGQERGAPTRVDRAHLQALLKRSPMPEVENVYNRIEKALPEKALLVIDSLEGVTHKYGLEMEEFVMALQKDLVEGSSTDVVMILEKPEAGGIEYLVDGLISIQREELDERRVRHMRLEKLRATNIGRARYAVTLNEGRFEALGIGAANHAASPGANASGPWKPISDPERYYSTGIPDFDQLLGGGFRRGSFNAFEVDVNVGIDDCYMLFTPTFLNFLSQGRGLMAVLSAGESPERLRETLVRHIPANQFDTRVRIPDYTANETEDPYILPMARFGREEATRAMVTAEKAVAGPDRKPFMEYTAFDTFESLMGDQIAIRMYFQGVSRTKHVGNLGIGLLKPGLLVSSEILNMMDTYFRIMNIDNAPCIYGIRPRTTIYAISADPEKGAPHATLTPVV from the coding sequence ATGTCCGCGAACGAGGGGAGCACGGTCGGCGGGGTGCCGCCCGAGGTGGTGGCCTTCCTCAGCGGCAAGGGCGGCCGGTCGCTGATCGTCAAGGGCGGCGCCGGCTCCGGCAAGACGACCTTCGGCCTCGAGCTGCTCGAGCGCGTCGGCCAGCCCAACCGCTCGTTCTACCTCTCGACGCGCGTCGGCGACGAGGCGCTCTACCGCCAGTTCCCCTGGCTGAAGGCGACCGAGATGCGCACGCGCGTCCTCGATGCCGCCAAGCTGTTCCTCGACGCGATCCAGTCGGCCGGCAAGTCGCGGGAGCCCGAGCTCCCCGAGCCCGAGCAGCGCAAGGTCCGCGCGGGTCGCGAGGTCCTCTCCAGCTTCGGCCAGGAACGCGGCGCCCCGACCCGGGTCGACCGCGCGCACCTGCAGGCGCTGCTCAAGCGCAGCCCGATGCCCGAGGTCGAGAACGTCTACAACCGCATCGAGAAGGCGCTGCCGGAGAAGGCGCTGCTCGTCATCGACTCGCTCGAGGGTGTGACCCACAAGTACGGTCTCGAGATGGAAGAGTTCGTCATGGCGCTCCAGAAGGACCTCGTGGAGGGGTCCAGCACGGACGTCGTGATGATCCTGGAGAAGCCCGAGGCCGGGGGCATCGAGTACCTCGTCGACGGGCTGATCTCGATCCAGCGCGAGGAGCTGGACGAGCGCCGGGTCCGCCACATGCGGCTCGAGAAGCTGCGAGCGACCAACATCGGGCGCGCGCGCTACGCGGTCACGCTCAACGAGGGCCGCTTCGAGGCGCTCGGGATCGGGGCCGCCAACCACGCCGCGTCCCCGGGGGCCAACGCATCGGGCCCCTGGAAGCCGATCTCGGACCCGGAGCGCTACTACTCGACGGGGATCCCGGACTTCGACCAGCTGCTCGGGGGCGGCTTCCGCCGCGGCAGCTTCAACGCCTTCGAGGTCGACGTCAACGTCGGCATCGACGACTGCTACATGCTGTTCACGCCGACGTTCCTCAACTTCCTGAGCCAGGGCCGGGGCCTGATGGCGGTACTGAGCGCCGGCGAGTCCCCGGAGCGCCTGCGCGAGACCCTCGTGCGCCACATCCCGGCGAACCAGTTCGACACGCGCGTGCGGATCCCGGACTACACGGCCAACGAGACCGAGGACCCGTACATCCTGCCGATGGCGCGCTTCGGCCGCGAGGAGGCGACCCGCGCGATGGTCACCGCGGAGAAGGCCGTCGCGGGCCCGGACCGAAAGCCGTTCATGGAGTACACCGCGTTCGACACGTTCGAGAGCCTGATGGGCGATCAGATCGCCATCCGGATGTACTTCCAGGGCGTCTCGCGCACCAAGCACGTGGGCAACCTCGGCATCGGGCTGCTGAAGCCCGGGCTCCTCGTGTCGAGCGAGATCCTGAACATGATGGACACCTACTTCCGGATCATGAACATCGACAACGCCCCATGCATCTACGGGATCCGGCCCCGGACGACGATCTACGCGATCAGCGCGGATCCGGAGAAGGGCGCACCGCACGCGACGCTGACCCCGGTCGTCTAG
- a CDS encoding CopG family transcriptional regulator, producing MSAPPVPPRSLRIPEETARAIEERIRGSGFETVDAFVAFVLARLLEQPGDAAFSEADERALKERLRSLGYID from the coding sequence ATGAGCGCTCCGCCGGTGCCGCCCCGCTCCCTGCGGATCCCCGAGGAGACCGCGCGGGCGATCGAGGAGCGGATCCGCGGCTCCGGCTTCGAGACGGTCGATGCGTTCGTCGCGTTCGTGCTCGCCCGTCTCCTCGAGCAGCCCGGGGACGCCGCATTCAGCGAGGCGGACGAGCGCGCGCTCAAGGAGCGGCTGCGCTCGCTCGGCTACATCGACTAA
- a CDS encoding TMEM175 family protein: MGSAPLDSGPATPAGPTGAAGDATPAPASEPILTRRYRRSAVAQISGEDLGRIVSLSDGVFAFAMTLLVLSLAVPSLHPPTEGGLVHALQTDWPTFVGYAFAFVMIAIWWIVHNRTYQYIARFDSGLVWLNMILLMQIAVMPFVLSVYTTYSDLKVAVDLFSLLQITLGLTTTGIWLYARHHHLAKPDTPAAASRYFVRRGLFSAAVFAGSIGLSFVSTEAAQLSWVAIFFVQRFLTVEGD; this comes from the coding sequence ATGGGATCGGCGCCGCTCGACTCCGGGCCCGCGACGCCCGCGGGCCCGACGGGGGCGGCCGGCGACGCGACGCCCGCGCCGGCGAGCGAGCCGATCCTGACCCGTCGCTACCGCCGGTCGGCGGTCGCGCAGATCAGCGGCGAGGACCTCGGCCGGATCGTCTCGCTCAGCGACGGGGTGTTCGCCTTCGCGATGACGCTCCTCGTGCTGTCGCTCGCGGTGCCGTCGCTCCACCCGCCCACTGAGGGGGGGCTCGTCCACGCGCTGCAGACCGACTGGCCGACGTTCGTCGGCTACGCGTTCGCCTTCGTGATGATCGCGATCTGGTGGATCGTCCACAACCGGACGTACCAGTACATCGCGCGCTTCGATTCCGGCCTGGTCTGGCTGAACATGATCCTGCTGATGCAGATCGCGGTGATGCCGTTCGTGCTCAGCGTCTACACGACCTACTCCGACCTCAAGGTCGCGGTCGATCTCTTCTCGCTGCTGCAGATCACGCTCGGGCTCACGACGACGGGGATCTGGCTGTACGCTCGGCACCACCACCTCGCCAAGCCCGACACGCCGGCGGCCGCGTCGCGCTACTTCGTTCGGCGCGGCCTGTTCTCTGCTGCGGTCTTCGCCGGCTCGATCGGGCTGTCGTTCGTCAGCACCGAGGCCGCCCAGCTCAGCTGGGTGGCGATCTTCTTCGTCCAGCGGTTCCTGACCGTGGAGGGCGACTAG
- a CDS encoding CoB--CoM heterodisulfide reductase iron-sulfur subunit B family protein, with the protein MRLAYYPGCVAQESGKELDLATRWVCRSLGLELVEFPSFSCCGSGFVDEANEVLNVALNARNLAIAERAGLDLLTICSTCQGMLSLANVRLADPTIRARVDGALAPLGIQYRGTTKVKHLLRVLVEDVGLDAVRAKVRRPLAGLKVGAFYGCHLLRPSDELGTESGEEPHSFEALLAALGATPVYYRGRVMCCGFPIQFVKPEVASHIAGRQIDDAKAHGADAMATPCPLCHISLDAYQNQAAKAVGHALDLPVFHLPQVVGLAFGASPEELGLPRHLVPTETALAKIGATARA; encoded by the coding sequence GTGAGGCTCGCCTACTATCCGGGCTGCGTGGCGCAGGAGTCGGGCAAGGAGCTCGACCTCGCGACGCGCTGGGTCTGCCGCTCGCTCGGCCTCGAGCTTGTCGAGTTCCCGAGCTTCTCCTGCTGCGGCTCGGGCTTCGTCGACGAGGCGAACGAGGTGCTCAATGTCGCGCTGAACGCGCGCAACCTCGCCATCGCCGAGCGCGCCGGCCTCGACCTGCTCACGATCTGCTCGACCTGCCAGGGGATGCTCAGCCTCGCCAACGTCCGCCTCGCGGACCCGACGATCCGCGCGCGGGTCGACGGGGCCCTCGCGCCGCTCGGCATCCAGTACCGCGGCACCACGAAGGTCAAGCACCTGTTGCGTGTCCTGGTCGAGGACGTCGGGCTCGACGCGGTCCGCGCGAAGGTGCGACGTCCGCTCGCCGGGCTAAAGGTCGGGGCGTTCTACGGCTGCCACCTGTTGCGGCCGTCCGACGAGCTGGGGACCGAGAGCGGTGAGGAGCCCCATTCGTTCGAGGCGCTCCTCGCCGCGCTCGGGGCGACCCCCGTCTACTACCGCGGGCGCGTCATGTGCTGCGGCTTCCCGATCCAGTTCGTCAAGCCGGAAGTAGCGAGCCACATCGCCGGCCGCCAGATCGACGACGCGAAGGCGCACGGGGCCGACGCGATGGCGACGCCGTGCCCGCTGTGCCACATCTCGCTCGACGCCTACCAGAACCAGGCGGCGAAGGCGGTCGGGCACGCGCTCGACCTGCCGGTGTTCCACCTGCCGCAGGTCGTCGGGCTCGCCTTCGGAGCCTCGCCCGAGGAGCTTGGCCTGCCGCGGCACCTCGTCCCCACGGAGACGGCGCTTGCCAAGATCGGCGCGACGGCCCGCGCGTAG
- a CDS encoding FAD-binding protein, with amino-acid sequence MQRHEVVVVGAGLAGQRAALAAIEAGREVAIVSKLHPLRSHSGAAQGGINAAVGPEDSVETHIYDTVKGSDYLGDQDAIEFFCREAGPTVVEMEHFGTIFSRSPDGSLARRAFGGAGFPRTIYAADRTGLALLQGLWERLGTEEFTLYEEWDLTRLVLHDGRVQGIVAFDRKRGDFEGIAAKSVVLATGPFGRVYSRTTNAHSCTGDGVAAAYEAGALLKDMEFVQFHPTALLESGILITEGARGEGGILKNALGERFMSRYAPHVLELASRDVVSRAIVTEVAEGRGFPGPYGSYVHLELMHLGREKIESRLQEIVDYSRHFAGIDPVTQPIPVYPGQHYMMGGISTDIRGATSLPGLFAAGEAACVSIHGANRLGGNSLLETLVFGKQAGIAAAEHALAAPRPEMLPADVDGAASPLRAWSARRDGEDPSTLRTELQQTMERYVGIYRNEADLLEGLQRVRALRARFANVRVVDPSTVYNLNLTDALEVGHLLELAEVIVVGAYARTESRGAHARTDYPKRDDAHWMRHTMARRTPEGPNLSYTPVTYTRWEPTERVY; translated from the coding sequence ATGCAACGCCACGAGGTCGTCGTCGTCGGCGCCGGCCTCGCGGGACAGCGCGCGGCGCTCGCGGCGATCGAGGCCGGGCGCGAGGTGGCGATCGTCTCGAAGCTCCACCCCCTGCGCTCCCACTCAGGGGCCGCCCAGGGCGGGATCAACGCCGCGGTCGGTCCGGAGGACTCGGTCGAGACCCACATCTACGACACGGTGAAGGGTTCCGACTACCTCGGCGACCAGGACGCGATCGAGTTCTTCTGCCGCGAGGCCGGGCCGACCGTCGTCGAGATGGAGCACTTCGGCACGATCTTCAGCCGGTCGCCCGACGGCTCGCTCGCCCGGCGCGCGTTCGGGGGCGCCGGGTTCCCTCGGACGATCTACGCGGCGGACCGCACGGGTCTGGCGCTCCTGCAGGGGCTCTGGGAGCGGCTCGGCACCGAGGAGTTCACGCTGTACGAGGAGTGGGACCTCACCCGGCTCGTGCTGCACGACGGCCGCGTCCAGGGGATCGTCGCCTTCGACCGCAAGCGCGGCGACTTCGAGGGGATCGCGGCGAAGAGCGTCGTCCTCGCGACGGGCCCGTTCGGCCGCGTCTACAGCCGGACGACCAACGCGCACAGCTGTACCGGCGACGGCGTGGCCGCCGCCTACGAGGCCGGTGCGCTCCTCAAGGACATGGAGTTCGTCCAGTTCCACCCGACCGCCCTCCTCGAGTCCGGGATCCTCATCACGGAGGGCGCCCGTGGCGAGGGCGGGATACTGAAGAACGCCCTTGGCGAGCGGTTCATGAGCCGGTACGCCCCGCACGTCCTCGAGCTCGCGTCGCGCGACGTGGTGTCCCGCGCGATCGTGACCGAGGTTGCGGAGGGCCGGGGCTTCCCGGGACCGTACGGCAGCTACGTGCACCTGGAGCTGATGCATCTCGGCCGGGAGAAGATCGAGAGCCGGCTGCAGGAGATCGTCGACTACTCCCGCCACTTCGCCGGCATCGACCCGGTGACGCAGCCGATCCCGGTCTACCCCGGCCAGCACTACATGATGGGCGGGATCAGCACCGACATCCGCGGGGCGACGAGCCTCCCCGGCCTCTTTGCCGCGGGCGAGGCGGCCTGCGTCTCGATCCACGGCGCGAACCGACTGGGAGGCAACTCGCTGCTCGAGACGCTCGTCTTCGGAAAGCAAGCCGGCATCGCGGCCGCCGAGCACGCGCTCGCGGCGCCGCGGCCGGAGATGCTGCCCGCCGACGTCGACGGAGCCGCGAGCCCGCTGCGGGCCTGGTCGGCGCGCCGGGACGGCGAGGACCCCTCGACCCTGCGCACGGAACTCCAGCAGACGATGGAGCGGTACGTCGGGATCTACCGCAACGAAGCGGACCTACTGGAGGGGCTCCAGCGGGTGCGCGCGCTGCGCGCGCGCTTTGCGAACGTCCGCGTGGTCGACCCGTCGACCGTCTACAACCTCAACCTCACCGACGCGCTCGAGGTCGGCCACCTGCTCGAGCTCGCCGAGGTGATCGTCGTCGGCGCCTACGCGCGCACCGAGAGCCGCGGGGCGCATGCGCGCACGGACTACCCGAAGCGGGACGACGCGCACTGGATGCGGCACACCATGGCCCGCCGGACGCCGGAGGGCCCGAACCTCTCCTATACACCGGTGACGTACACGCGGTGGGAGCCGACGGAGCGGGTCTACTGA